The window GCGAACTGGAACGACGCCAGCGAGGCCGCGGGCGAGGCCCCTTTCTCGAACAGCGACTTCGTCGTCGCCACGGCGCCGAAGGAGCAACTCGACGAGAGGAAGCCGAAAAACGTTCCGAGCCCGATCTCGCGGAGCCCGCTCTCGCCCAGCACGTCGCTCATCTCGCTCTGGCTGACGAACGCCTGTACCGCACCGGCGACGGTGAATCCGAGTACCAGCGCCCACCAGGTGTGCCAGGTCATGTCGCCGACGAACCGCGCCGCCTCGACGAGGTTACTGAGGACGCTCATGGATGCTCTCAGTCCACGTTAGTCGGCCCAGCCTTTCCGTAGTTTCGCCTAGCGGGTCCGGTCCAGTCGCGCCACCGTTCCGTCTGTTTCGGACAGATAACGTCCGGTCGAGCGCGAACCGCTAGACTGACCGCCCGATCGATCGAACGGTCCGTAACCGCTCGGCTGGGATTTCTATTCTCGATAACGAAAATCCACTAAAGCGGTGTCGTAGTACCGTAGCACGCGATGTCACTTGCAGACACTTCATCGGAGATCGACCACCTGAACGACACCGAGCGGGACTGCATCGAAAACTGCTTCGAGGCCGCAGAGACCTGCGAGTGGTGCGCCGACGAGTGCCTCGACGAGGACATGGACATGTCGAAGTGCATCCGGCTCTGCCGGGACGTCGCCGACCTCGCGACCATGCACGCGCGATTCATGGCACGCGAGTCCGGCTACACCGAGCAGCTCACGGAGGCCACCGCGGGCGCCGCCGAAGAGTGCGCCGAGGAGTGCGAGCGTCACGACCACCACCACTGTCAGGTCTGTGCCGACGTGCTGCGCGAGTGTGCCGAGAGCTGTCGGTCGATGATGGGCGCCTGAGGTCCGAACCGCGCTTCGCAGCTATTTTTCAGGGCCGGTAGTCGGCGTCCGGCGAGAAGGGCGCGATCGTCGCGGTCTGCTGGGCGACCCAGGCGAGCCGCAGGACGAACGCGAACAGGATCGCGAGCGGCGCGAACCCCAGCGTCACGGTCACGACGATGACGAGCGCGTACAGCTCCGAGGGCACCGATCCGACGTGGCCCGCGTTGTACGCGAGCAAAGAAAGGACGCCCGAGACGATCGCCGGGACGCCGACGTACAGCAGCACCCGGGAGAGATAGGCGAGCTCCTTCTGGACGTAGATCGTCTTGAAGTAGTCCCGCGCGACGTCGATCTGGAACAGCGCGTCCTCGAGCCGGTCCAGCGACTCGCGCTGCTCGTCGGACAGCGCCTCGCCGGCGTTCGCCCGCAGCGCCGCGATCTCGTTGAGCTGCTCGGCGTGGTTCGTCGAGATCGTCGCGCCGACGACGCCGAAGATCGGGACGTCGTCGCCGTCGAGCGCGCCGTTGACGGTGCGGACATCGCGGCGCAGCGAGTCGAGGACGCTCTCGAGCCGCTGTCGGCGCTCGCCGTCGAGTTCGTCCGTCGTCCCGGCGAGCGCGTCGACCGTCTCGCCGACGCTCTCGTGGAGGTGCCGGATGAACGCCGACGGCGACTTCGGCGTCACGCTCGCGTCCGTGGCCTCCTCGACCTCGGAGCGGTACTCCAGCGTCGCGTCGATCCGCTGGCTGAGCGTCCCCGGCGCGCCCAGCTCCCGCGAGAGGACGAGCTGGTTGATCGAGAGCACGACCGTCAGCAGCGTCAGGTTCCCGGTGATCAGCGAACTGTACACGAAGTTGATCGGGCTCCGCGGGCGGACGGCCGCGTAGCCGAACGTCCACAGGATCCCGAGCGTCGCGAGGGTCACGCACGCCACGACGCCGGCGGCGATCGCGAGGCGGTTCCCCTCCAGAAGCAGCCAGCGCGTCGCGCTCCGATCGCCCGTCGGCGCCGATCCCGAATCGCTCACGGGCGGTCGTACGACGCCCGACGGGAAAACGGGCGGTGGCGGCGTCGCGCCGAGAGCGACCCGCACCGGCCGTAACGAGGGCGGCGCCCGCCGAAGCGCCGCTACTCGTGGCCCGACACCCGGACCGGCTCGTACGGCTCTTCGAGGTACGCCATGTCGCTGCTCGACAGCGATATTTCGAGAGCCTCGACGGCGTCTTCGAGGTGCTCGACGCTCGTCGTCCCGACGATCGGCGCGTCGACCCACTCCTGGTGGAGCAGCCACGCCAGCGCGATCTGGGCCATCGTGACGCCCTTCTCGGCGGCGAGCTCGGCGACGCGCTCGTTGATCTCCGGGCCGCCGCCCTCGCGGTAAGGGTGCTCGTAGAGGTACTCCTCGGTCTCGCCGCGCGTCGTCGCGTCGATCTCCTCGTGCGGGCGGGTGAGGTACCCCCGGGCGAGCGGGCTCCAGGGAATCACGCCGACGCCCTCCTCCTCGCAGAGCGGCAGCATCTCGCGTTCCTCCTCGCGGTAGACGAGGTTGTAGTGGTTCTGCATCGTGACGAACCGCTCCAGCCCCTCGCGCTCGCTCTCGTAGAGCGCGCGGGCGAACTGGCGCGCCCACATCGAACTGGCCCCGACGTAGCGCGCGTCGCCTCGACGAACCGCGTCGTCGAGTGCCCGGAGCGTCTCCTCGATCGGCGTCTGCTCGTCCCAGCGGTGGATCTGGTAGAGGTCGACGGTGTCCACGCCGAGCCGGTCGAGACTGTTCTGCAGCTCCTGCTCGATCGCCTTCCGCGAGAGGCCGCCGGAGTTGGGGTTGTCGTCGTCCATCTGGAAGTACCCCTTCGTCGCGACGACCTGCGAATCCCGGTCGTAGTCGGAAAGCACGTCGCCGAGGACGCGCTCGGACTCGCCCTCCGAGTACATGTTCGCCGTGTCGAAGAAGTTGATCCCGAGGTCGATCGCGCGCTCGATGATCTCGCGGCTCTCCTCCTCGTCGAGGACCCACTCGCGCCAGTCGCTCGACCCGAAGCTCATGCAGCCCAGGCAGATGCGGCTGACCTCCATTCCGGTCGATCCGAGCGTGGTGTACTCCATAGCGGACGTTGGACGACCGGCGTCAAAAACGTCCGTCCGGCGGAACCTCCGGACCGCGTTTCGGCGTCGGTGCGAGCCGAAGCCGCGTCGGCGTCGATACGACGCCGCTACTCGTCGGCGACCGAGACGCAGGCGCCCGACTCCGCGGATCGGTAGATGGCGTCGATCACGCGCTGGACGGTCAGGGCCTCCTCGACCGTGTTGAGCGCCGGCGGTTCGCCGCTCCGGGACGCGTCGAGGAACTGCTTGGCAGAGCCCTCCCAGCCGGCGTGGTCGAGCGATCCGCCGGACATCGTCGACTCGACGAGGTGGTCGGTGCCCTGCTTGCCGGCGCCGAACACCGTCAGGTCGTCGCCGCCGAGATCGAGCCGAGCGCCCGCCTCGGTCCCGCGGGCGAGGACCTCCTGGGACTCGGGCTCGTTTGCGGCCCAGGAGACCTCCAGCGAGATCGTTCGGTCTCCTGCACAGCGGATCATCACCGTCGCGGAGTCCTCGACGTCGAAGACGGCCTCCTCGGTCGCGTCGTACCACTCGTCGGGATCGACGTAGTCGTCGCGGTCGCCGAACTGCGAGCGGGTGACCGCAAACACTTCCTCGACCTCCGGGTACTCCAGCAGGTACAGTGCGAAGTCGATCGCGTGGACGCCGATGTCGACAACGGCGCCGCCGCCCGACAGCGACTCGTCGGTGAACCACGAGCCGACGCCGGGGATGCCGCGGCTGCGCACGTAGTTCGCCCGCACGTGGTTCATGTCGCCGAACTTCCCCTCCGCCTGGTACTCCTTGAACATCTCGGTGGCGGGGGAGAAGCGGTTGTGGAAGTTCACCGCGCAGAACCCCTCGGAGTCGGCGGCGGCCGCGGCGATCCGCTCGGCGCTCTCCAGGGTGTGAGCCAGCGGCTTCTCGCAGAGCACGTCGTAATCCCGCTCCAGCGCGCCGACGGCGGCGGGTTCGTGGTACGCGTTCGGCGTCGCCACCGCGACGGCGTCGAGATCCTCCGCCTCGTACATCTCGTCGAAGTCCTCGTAGGTCGCCGCGCCGTACGTCCGGGCGAACTCCTCGCGCGTCTCGGAGACGAGGTCGGCGCCGGCCACTACGTCGTGGCCCAGTTCCTCGGCGTTCGTCGCGTGCGTCTGTCCCATGAAACCCAGCCCGACGACGCCGAGCCGGACGGGAGAAGTGTAGTCTGTCATCGGCGTGTACTCTGGCGGTGAGACTGAAATACCTAGGTGTATTCACATTCCGTCCGCGCGGACGCGCTCGGGTTTCCGGAGAGTCAGAGCAACCGGACGAAGTTGCCGTATTCTCGTGCGTCGTTCCGGACGTAGCGGCTAAATTTTGCCGCTGCGGCGCCCGTGATGGCCGATATCCTGCGTTCCGGGGATGTCCGATGCCGTTGCAAGGTTGGCAGTCGGTCTGCGAGTTAAGGGGCGGAGTCCCTTCGTACCGTTCGTGGCACCAACGTTGCTCGTCGCAGCGGTCGTCGGAATCGGCCTGGGGGTGTTCCTCCAGAAGGGCCGGTTCTGCTTCGTGAACGCCTTCCGGGACTTCTTCGCGTACAAGGACTCCCGCGTGACGAAGGGCGTTCTCGCGGCGACCCTTCTGACGATGATCTTCTGGGGCATCGCCTACCAACTGGGGTACTATCAAGGGTTCTGGACGCCCCGCTGGGGGCTGACCGGTCTGATCGGCGGGTTCGTCTTCGGCGTCGGGATGAC is drawn from Natronoarchaeum mannanilyticum and contains these coding sequences:
- a CDS encoding four-helix bundle copper-binding protein, with protein sequence MSLADTSSEIDHLNDTERDCIENCFEAAETCEWCADECLDEDMDMSKCIRLCRDVADLATMHARFMARESGYTEQLTEATAGAAEECAEECERHDHHHCQVCADVLRECAESCRSMMGA
- a CDS encoding Gfo/Idh/MocA family oxidoreductase, which encodes MTDYTSPVRLGVVGLGFMGQTHATNAEELGHDVVAGADLVSETREEFARTYGAATYEDFDEMYEAEDLDAVAVATPNAYHEPAAVGALERDYDVLCEKPLAHTLESAERIAAAAADSEGFCAVNFHNRFSPATEMFKEYQAEGKFGDMNHVRANYVRSRGIPGVGSWFTDESLSGGGAVVDIGVHAIDFALYLLEYPEVEEVFAVTRSQFGDRDDYVDPDEWYDATEEAVFDVEDSATVMIRCAGDRTISLEVSWAANEPESQEVLARGTEAGARLDLGGDDLTVFGAGKQGTDHLVESTMSGGSLDHAGWEGSAKQFLDASRSGEPPALNTVEEALTVQRVIDAIYRSAESGACVSVADE
- a CDS encoding aldo/keto reductase, which produces MEYTTLGSTGMEVSRICLGCMSFGSSDWREWVLDEEESREIIERAIDLGINFFDTANMYSEGESERVLGDVLSDYDRDSQVVATKGYFQMDDDNPNSGGLSRKAIEQELQNSLDRLGVDTVDLYQIHRWDEQTPIEETLRALDDAVRRGDARYVGASSMWARQFARALYESEREGLERFVTMQNHYNLVYREEEREMLPLCEEEGVGVIPWSPLARGYLTRPHEEIDATTRGETEEYLYEHPYREGGGPEINERVAELAAEKGVTMAQIALAWLLHQEWVDAPIVGTTSVEHLEDAVEALEISLSSSDMAYLEEPYEPVRVSGHE